DNA from Propionispora vibrioides:
CGGGGAATTCACTTCAAAATAGGGATTCTCGGTTGTCGCACCGATCAAAATAACCCGTCCATCCTCCACAAAAGGCAGCAACACATCTTGCTGGCCCTTATTAAACCGATGGATTTCGTCAATAAACAGTAACGTGCGCTGCCTGTGCAAAATAAGGCGCTCCTTAGCCCCTTCCGTTACTTTACGGACATCGGCAATCCCCGCCGCCACGGCATTTAACTGTTCGTAATGGCTGCCTGTCTGATTGGCAATGACATTGGCCAGTGTTGTTTTTCCCGTACCTGGCGGACCGAATAAAATCATCGAAGGAATATTATCGGATTCGATCATTTTTCGTAGAAAACTCCCCTGGCCGACCACCTTATCCTGTCCGACAAACTCCTCCAGGCTCCGAGGCCGCATACGCGCGGCCAACGGTTCATTCTTCCTCCCTGTTTCCTGCTGCAGGCTGTATGAAAACAAATCCATTTCCGGTTGTACTCCTTTCTCCCCTTGCTCCCGGCAATACCACCGTATCCCACGCTGTTTTTCCGGCCAGCCCCGGGATAGGCGAGAGCATCTCTCATATAAGTTAACATTCTCTCCAAATCGTTATTTATCCTGTCAAATAGAAAAAACCTAAGCCTCTTGCCGACGCTTAGGTTGCTTTTTCTTGCCTTCTTCCCCACCATGCCGTATATCGCCGCTGTTTTGAACCTGCCCTAAGCAGGTGGGCACCCTCCTGCTTACTTTATGTGTCCTCGCGAAAGGCATGCATGCGATAAACAGAGTCAGGTTCCCTTATTTACGGTGTTGGCTCAAAACATTGGCACCCACGTACATAGCAGGGTGAGAAAGGCAATGTTTATGCTTTTATATTATCAAAAAATTTCGCCAATTGCAAGTTTTCCGTCGTGGAACATTATTCCAGGCGGTTTATCCGGCAGCCAAGCGGTGCTAAGATTACCGTCCTCTGCAAGCGGGCGTTATACCCTCATAGGCACAGTCGAGCAACTAACTTCCCGGGTACTTCCGACTAAGCTTCAGGGGGTGTCAAAATCCCTCCTGAAACAAGTCTCATTTATTTGCTGACCGGTTTCTTAAGTACAATATCCGTCTTAATCGACAGTTCCTTAAGCTGCGCCGGCGATACCTCCGAAGGCGCCTGGGTCATTACGTCGGTGGCGCTTTGCGTTTTGGGGAAGGCAATGACATCGCGAATCGAAGAACGCTTGGCCATCAACATGATCATCCGGTCCAAACCAAAGGCGATACCGCCATGAGGAGGCGTACCATATTCAAAGGCTTCCAGCAGGTAACCGAATTTTTCCATAGCTTCTTCTTTGCTCAGTCCGATTGCTTTAAACACCTTTTCTTGTAAATCGCGGTTGTATATCCGGATACTGCCGCCGCCAATTTCGGTGCCGTTCAAGATCATATCATAGGCTTTTGCTTTCATCTGCCCCGGATTGGTGTCGATCAGAGCAGCATCCTCATCGCGGGGAGCGGTAAACGGGTGATGCATAGCAGTCCAGCGTTTTTCTTCCTCATCATACTCAAACATGGGGAAATCGACAACCCACAGGAACGCCAACGCATCGGGGTCAATCAAATTAAGCCGCCGCGCCATTTCCAGACGCAGTTGGCCCAAAGCGGCTGCTACTACTGCCGGCTTATCGGCAATAATCAGAAGCAAATCACCTTCCTGAGCGTTGGTGGCAGACAATATCTGCTGGACTTTCTCTTCACTAAAGAACTTGGTGATCGGCGATTTAATTCCTTCCGCCGTGTAACAAATCCAAGCCAGCCCTTTGGCACCATAGATATTCACATATTCAACCAGACCGTCCAATTCACGTCTGGGTATTTGGGAATAACCTTTAACATTGATTGCCTTTACCTGACCGCCGTTAGCCAGGACAGTCTCAAACACTTTGAAGTCCGAACCGCGTACCGCGTCAGAAATATCCATCAGTTCCATGCCAAACCGGAGATCCGGTTTATCGGAACCATACCGGGCCATCGCATCTTCATAGCTCAACCGCAAAAAGGGTGTCGGGATGTCCATATTCATGGTTTCCTTGAACAAATAGGCAATCATGTTTTCCATCATGACCAGAATTTCCTCGCGGTCCAGGAAGGACATTTCAATATCCAGCTGGGTAAATTCAGGCTGACGGTCAGCCCGCAAATCTTCGTCACGGAAGCAGCGGACAATCTGGAAATACCGCTCCATACCGGCCACCATCAAAATTTGTTTGAAAATCTGCGGAGATTGCGGCAAGGCAAAAAACTTTCCAGGATTCACCCGGCTGGGCACCAAATAGTCGCGGGCACCTTCCGGCGAGCTTTTCATCAGCATCGGTGTTTCAATTTCCACAAAACCATTATGATCGAAAAAGTCGCGCATGGCTTTGGTGACATGATGACGGAGCATCAAGTTACGTTGCATTTCCGGACGGCGCAAGTCCAAATACCGGTACTTGAGGCGCAATAACTCATCAACATCCACATTGTCCTGAATATAGAAGGGAGGTGTCTTAGCGGCATTTAAAATCCGCAGTTCCTCTCCATATATCTCGATTTCACCGGTAGCCACGTTGACGTTAACTGTTTCCGCCGACCGCAAGCCCACTTTCCCCTTTACACAAAGTACGTATTCGCTGCGCACCGTTTCCGCCTTTTTGAAAATATCGGCATATACATCCGAAGAGAATACAATTTGCACAATACCGGAACGGTCTCTTAAATCAATGAAAATTAAACCGCCATGGTCACGCCGGCGGGCAACCCAGCCACACAATACAACCGTTTCGCCATTCATCGCCTTATTCAAATCATTACAGGAATGAGTCCTTTTCAGTCCTACCATCGTATCCATTTCACTATTCCTCCGTCTCTCTTTGAATCTTGCCTGTAACGTCAGCCACAGCAACCAATTCCTGCTCGCCGCTGTGCATGTTCTTTAACATTACCTTGCCATCAGCCATTTCTGCTTCGCCAACAATCGCAACATATCGGGCCGGATACTTATTAGCATGTTTCAGTTGTGCCTTGATGCTTCTGTCCATATAGTCCATATCGGCCCGGAGACCGGTCTGCCGCAAGTCGCACAACAGGCGAAAGGCATAACTTTGCATGTCTTTGCCCATGGGGGCTACAAAAACATCGATATCGCCGGTTGTATCGGGTAATAGTTTTTGCTTTTCCAAAGCCAGCATAACCCGTTCCAGGCCAATAGCCAGGCCAATGCCCGGCGTCGGCTGTCCGCCGCACTCGGCAACCAGACCGTCATAACGGCCACCGCCACATACGGCGCTCTGTGCTCCCAGCGGCGCATACTGAATCTCAAAGGCGGTTTTTGTATAATAGTCAAGACCCCGCACCAGTCTCGGATTTAATTGATAATCAATACCGGCTGCGGTAAGCAGCACTTTTAGCTGAGAAAAATGTTCCCGGCATTCATCGCATAAGCAATCAATCACTTCCGGCGCACCGGCCGACAGGTTAGTGCAAGTCTCCTTCTTACAATCCAGTATTCGCATCGGATTACGGTCAAACCGCGACTGACAGTCGGAACACAATTCCGGCAATTTATCCGCTAAAAAGTCCTGCAGTCTTTTACGATAGACAGGACGGCATTCCGGACAACCTACCGAGTTAATATACAGTTTTAAATCATTGAGACCCAGCCGTTGAAAGAAGGTTACGGCCAGGATGATAATTTCCGCATCCACCGCCGGTCCCTTGGCCCCCAACGCCTCTATGCCAAACTGATGAAACTGGCGGTAACGACCTGCCTGCGGCCGGTCATACCTAAACATGGGCCCCATATAAAACAACTTAGCCGGCAAAGGCCCGGCATACAGCTTGTTTTCCAGAAAAGAACGGACTGTCGCTGCCGTATTCTCGGGACGTAAGGTCAGGCTCCGTCCCCCCCGGTCAGTAAAGGTGTACATTTCCTTTTCCACGATATCCGTAGTTTCACCAATCCCGCGAAGAAAAAGTTCCGTATGCTCAAAAACCGGCGTACGGATTTCCTGATACGCAAAAGAACGGCATACATCACGCGCTGTTTTTTCGATATATTGCCAATACCCGCTGGAATCCGGTAATATATCCTTTGTTCCGCGCGGACCTGTTGTCAACATGTAAAAAATTCCTCCTCGTTATTCAAACAACCCTGCAATAACCGCATTTCGCTCCGCAAGGTAGGTTGTAAGATTTTTCATATATGTATGGACATCCTTGGGATGATAGCAATTTTTAATTTGGCCGGTAAGGGGCTGCACCGCTTTGGTCGTTGCCGCCGGGCCAACGCCAAGGATTGTCTGGTTTTCCTCCATAATCTGGACATTATAGATACATTCTGTTCCCGCTTTTGCATAGCCAACATTTTCTAAATTACCGGACATATATTTCTGCCGGTACAGATAGTAAGGATGCATGTTTAATTCAGCCATGGCTTGTCTGGCAATGGCCAACATGTTTTCTGTCGTTTGGCGTCCCGGCAGTAACTCACTGCATTCCTCCAGCGACATCTTAAGCCTGGACCCCTTTTTCAAAGCTAAAGTGTGTACCGTTACATTATCCGGGTGTAACGCCGCAATACGGGTAACGGTATCTTGCATATCCGCTTCCGTTTCCCCCGGCAAACCGGCGATAATATCCATATTAATATAAAATTGCTCCATACTGCTCAATTTTTGGAACATACTTATTATATCCTCAACAGTATGCTTTCGTCCAATGAGTTTTAAAGTTTTTTCCTGCATAGTCTGAGGATTCAGGCTTACCCGATTGACGTTATACTGTTTCAGTAGCTCCAACTTGATCTGATTCAAGCTGTCCGGCCGGCCGGCTTCCACGGTATATTCCGCAGGAACGGTTTCTCCCAGAAAGAATTTAACCATTTCCAGTAGTTGCCGGAACTGTTCATTAAGCAGGCTGGTTGGCGTTCCCCCGCCAATATATACTGTTTGAAGCTCCAGTCCGTATTGGTCGATTAATTGTCTGGCAGCGCGTAAATCCATTGCCAGAGCCGTCAAAAAACTCCCTACCGCGGCTTCTGCGGGGAGTGCAAAGCCTGGGAACGAACAATACAGGCAGCGGGACGGACAATAAGGAATGCCGATATACACACTGATTTGCCTGGCGTTATGACGAAACTGAGGCAGTCGGTTCTGACGGCCGACCACCTCAACAATCAACTCAGCCTTATCTCTGTCCAGAGCATAATCGCCAATCAGCTTATCAATCACCGTTTCCGGTGTCAAACCGGGCTCCAGTAATTTCCGGACCATTTTACCAGGCCGTACCCCGGACAAAATGCCCCAGGGTCCGCCTTTCTCACCTGTAATCCGCCGCATAAGCAAAAGCAAATTCAGGCGTACCAGCCGGCGGGCCGTCTTAGCGGCTTCCACCGGCAAGGAAGCCGCCTGATGAGCTTGTTCAAAAGAGATCACTGCCGCGGACTCCCGTACAAAAACCGCTGTGCTGACCCGGACTGCGTCAGCTTCTATTGCCGCATAATTGTCGATATAGAAGCTGTCTTCCGCTAGCTGTTGCCATGAACTCCGGCCTAGCGGCGGCCCAGCGGCACCTATTTGAAACAGATTCATAATGGCCCGGATATCCTGTAAAAACAGCTCCTGATTTTCTCCGCTGAAATACGTACTAGGTCTCACTTTTCTTTTGGCACTCCTGACAATAGCCGTAAAACTTAAGCTGGTGATCCACCACCGCAAAATTGCTTTTCCGGGCTACCGCACTTTCCAGTGCATCCAGCAAATCATCCTCAAACTCCCTCACCTTACCGCAGGACAGGCAGATTAAATGATGATGATGGTGGCTGGTGCTGTCTTCGTTAATCTCATAGCGGCTACGGCCATCACCAAAGTCCATCTTTTGCAAAACCGATAAATCACTCAGCAATTCCAACGTCCGGTATACGGTAGCCAAGCCGATTTCCGAGGACTGATCCCGTAAAATGTTATGCACATCCTCCGCGCTTAAGTGTTCTCCCTGATGATCGAGAAAAGCCTGCAGCACAATTTGACGCTGTGAAGTCAATTTATACTGCCTTTCCCGGAACATCTCCTTTAATTGGGCCATAGTAATACTCATTTTTCATTTCACCTATCTTTCTCTATGCCATAAATGTCTAACAAGTACTCTCAAGAGCGCCGCTACCGGCACTGCCAGGATCATTCCCGCAATGCCAAATAATTTTCCGCCCACCAGCAGACTGATAATAATGATAACAGGATGAAGTGCAATCGAATGTCCCATAATCTTGGGTACAACCACATGATTTTCAAGCTGATGGATCATCAGGTAAAAAACAATCACCTTAAGCGCCAGTGCCGGCGCCGTTGCGTAAGCCAGTAAAATGGCCGGCAAAGCGCCAACAATCGGACCGACAATCGGAATGGTTTCCGTAAGCATCGCCAGCAGCCCCAGCACCATGGGATACTGGACACCCATAAGGTACATGCCGGCAAACACCATGAGACCGATCACAATACTCACCAGAATCTGACCGCGAATGTATTGACTTACCACCTCCGCCATTTCGTCGATAATGACGTTCGCTTTATGCCTGGTCTCACCGGGAAATACCGCCAGGATATCCCCTTTTAAAAACCGCCAGTCCTTAAGAAAATAATAGGTCAACACAGGTACAACGACTAGTTCAACCGCTCCCGACGCAACGGAAAAAGCCGTATTCAGCATCCGTTTCGCCAGATCAATCGTGTATGCTGTGGCCCCATTCAAGACTTGATCGATAATATTGTGAATATTATCTGGTATTTCCACATTATGTGTATTTCTTTCAAACTCTATCGAAATCATCTTTAACTTAAAGATCAGCGCAGGCAAATCAGCCAGGAATTTATAAAACTCAATAATAAAAGGTGTAAACAAAAAGACCGCAATGACCGTCACCAGTATGGCTGCACAAATAAATGATAAAAGAGTTGCCACGCCCCGGGGCAAATGCCGGTGAAAAGGCCAGATGGGAACAGCTACGAAAAAATCCACCACGGGATTTAAAATAAAAGATATCACCATGGCCAGCAGAATAGGTAAATAAATAGCGCTCACTTCATTTACCAAATAGATAATAACGGCCGCAGCCACCAGTTTTAAATAGCCTGTTTGCGTCTTGGTCAACATAGGTCTCACATACGGATGAAGGAATTCATCCGGCGCTCCCATCCAATGGTGGTAGCCGGTCCATGCCCCGGCAGCACCTTTATATCATCCGGCAGCACCATCAATTTTTCCCGTATCCCGGCAATCAGCAGTTCGCTGGACCCGCCGGGGAAATCGGTCCGACCGACCGATTCGGCAAACAGGGTATCGCCACTGAGCAAAAACTTGTCTCCCAACAGACAGATTCCACCAGGCGTATGTCCGGGAGTATGGAGCACCCTGAGCGTTCCTTCCCCGACAGCAACTAAATCCTCTTCCTGCAGGAGCCGGTCCGCCGCCTGACAGATTACCGGCGCGCCGATATAAACAGACAGATTGCGTTGCGGACTTGTCAGCATGGCTGCATCGTCGGCATGAATATAAACAGGCGCCTGGGTGGCCTCCCTGATTTTATCGTTCGCCGTGATATGGTCGGCGTGTCCGTGGGTATTCACAATGGCCGTTACCTGGAGTTTTTGCTCCTGCACTGTTTGCAATATTTCCGCCGCGTTGGCACCGGGATCCACCACAATGGCCTGCCGTGTTTTCTCACAATAGACAATATAACAATTGGTCCCCAATGCCCCTACTTCGATGGCTATCACTTCCATGTAATCCCTCCTAAAAGGTTCTCTTACTATCCAACAGCAGCGTTACCGGTCCATGATTAGCCAAAGTGACAATCATTTCCGCCTGAAACTGCCCAGTGCCAACCCTCACTCCCAATGAAGAACAAACTTTTACAAACGCTTCGTACAACTCATTGGCCTCACTAGGCGGTGCCGCCATTGAAAAACTGGGCCTGCGGCCTTTGCGGCAGTCTCCCAGCAAAGTAAACTGCGAAACGACCAGTAATTCTCCCGTGATATCAAGCAGGGACAAATTCATTTTCCCCTCCGAATCAGGAAAAATGCGCAGGTTTACAATTTTTTCCGATAAATACTGAACATCCTGCAAGGTATCCCCCTGTTCAACTCCCAGCAAAACAGTCAGGCCCCGTTCAATCCGGGAAACAATCTGCCCGTTCACCGCAACGCTTGCCTTATCGGTTAATTGGACTACAGCCCTCATGCCGTACCTCCTACACTAAGCGTCGCCCGATGCACACTGTATACATCTTTCACCCGACGGATTTTGGTCATAATATGCTCCAGTTGATTTAAATTGCTGATATCCAGTGTTAAAGTGATCACCGAGGTTTTATTCTTTTGCGGCCTTGCATTGACCGAGCTGACATTGGTCTTGCTTTCGGCGATCACCATGAGAATATCGGACAACATGCCAGCCCGGTCAACGCACTGTACCTCAATGGCCACCTTATAGACGCTGTCGGTATTGATGTCCCAGCTAACCTCAATCATCCGGGCGTACTCCTCGGGATGTCTTAAAATGTTCGTGCAGTCGGCCCGGTGAATGGATACGCCACGGCCTCGCGTAATATAGCCAAAGATCGGATCACCGGGGACAGGATTGCAGCAGCGCGCCAACCGCACCATTAGACCGCCTTCCCCTTCGACCAAAATGCCATGGCTGGATTTTTTCTTCGTATTGTGTTTCGGCTTCAAATCGGCCAACAGTTTCGACACATCGGGTGGCGCCGCTTCCCGCAATTCCTTTTTATAGATTTCAATAAATTTAGCCATGACGGCATGGGACGTAGTACCGCCAAAGCCCAATGCCGCAAACAAATCATCAGAATTTCCCGCTATATTCAGCTTCTTGGTAATTTCATTCAACCGGTCGCCTTTACTGACCTCTTTCCAGTCATAACCGAGTTTTTTGCATTCCTTCTCAATCAGTTCCCGGCCTTTGCTGATATTTTCTTCCCGTTTTTCCTTCTTAAACCATTGTCTTATCTTGTTTCGTGTATCGGAAGAGCCAACGATATTGAGCCAATCCCGGCTGGGACCGCTGCTTTGCTTGCTGGTAAGAATTTCGACAATATCGCCGTTTACCAACGTATACTCCAGTGGCACAATCCGGCCGTTCACTCTGGCGCCTACACAGCGATGTCCCACATCGGTGTGGATCCGGTAGGCAAAATCAATCGGTACCGATCCGGCCGGCAAATCGATGACATCACCTTTGGGCGAAAAAACAAACACCTCGTCGGCAAAAACATCCAGCTTCAACGTCTCCATGAATTCTCTGGGATCCCGTAAATCCTGCTGCCACTCCAGTAACTGACGCAACCAGGACAGCGTTTCATCAAAATCTTTGCTGGTCCCTTTACTGCCCTCTTTGTACTTCCAGTGAGCGGCAATGCCGCACTCGGAAATCCGGTGCATCTCCTGTGTCCTGATCTGGATCTCCAGGGGATGCCCTTCTGTCCCGATCACGGTCGTGTGCAGCGACTGATACATATTGGATTTGGGCATAGCAATATAGTCTTTAAACCGCAGCGGCAACGGCTTCCAAAGGGTATGCACGACACCTAACGCACCATAACAATCCTTTACGGTATCCACGATGATGCGGATGGCCGACAGGTCATAGATTTCACTCAGATCCTTATTTCCTTTAACCATCTTTCGGTAGATACTGTAAAAATGCTTAGGGCGCCCCTGAATGTCGGCCTTGATCTCCACTGCCTTCAGCCGTTCCGTCAATATGTCAATGGCGGAATTGATCAGCAACTCCCGCTCTTTGCGTTTTTGTTTTACCTTCTCAACGAGCTCATAATATTTATCAGGCTCCAGATAGCGAAAAGCCAAATCCTCCAGTTCCCATTTAATATTCGACATCCCCAGCCGATGAGCCAGTGGTGCAAATATCTCGATTGTCTCCTGGGCGATTTTTCGCTGTTTGGGTTCCGGCATATATTTCAAGGTACGCATATTATGCAATCGGTCGGCCAGCTTAATCATAACCACCCGTATATCCTTCGCCATCGCCAGAAACAGCTTTCGCTGATTTTCCAGTTGTTGCTCCTCTTTGGATTTATACTCAATCCGGCTAAGCTTGGTAACACCGTCTACCAGCATGGCGATTTCCTTGCCAAATTTCTTTTCCAGTTCCTCCAGAGAAAATTCCGTATCTTCCACGACATCATGCAGGAGTGATGCGCTGATGGTTACAGCATCAATTTGAAGATCAGCCAGGATCTTCGCGACACCCAGCGGATGGAGAATATACTCCTCGCCGGATATGCGCTTTTGCCCTTCGTGGGCATTATAGGCAAGGCGGTACGCCTCCTCAACGAGATGAATCGGAGCGTCCGGCTGGTAAGACTGTATCTGGCTGATAACATCTTCTATGGTTATATTGGTTTGTGTAGACATACGCATACCCCGCTATAAAACATATGATAATGAATTGAATTCTTACTTCAATAACTGACTAAAGAAACTACATTATATCCGGCCAATCTTTCTCGGCCCTGCAAATAGGACAGTTCAATCATAAAGGTTATGCCAGCCACCTCACCGCCCAGTTCCTCAATGAGAGCAATCGTGGCCAATGTCGTTCCGCCAGTGGCCAGCAAGTCATCGACAATTAATACCCTTTGTCCCGGCAAAATAGCATCCTTATGCACTTCCAGTGCATCATGACCGTACTCCAGCGAATACTGATGGCGGATTGTTTCAGCCGGCAGCTTGCCGGGTTTGCGCACAGGAATAAAACCTGCTCCCAGCGCATAGGCCACTGGTGCACCGACCGCAAAGCCACGTGCCTCCGGGCCGACCACCAAATCGATTTGCTGGTCTTTAAACGAACCGGCCAATTGATTAATGGCAGCTTGAAAAGCCTCGCCATCTTTCAGCAGCGTCGTGATATCCTTAAAGCGAATACCCGGCTCGGGGAAATCCATAACCACTCTAATTTTTTCTTTAAAATTCATCTGTACGGCCTCCTAATTCGTGATCCGGTATTATTAAGCTATCCATGTTAGAATTTCACCGGCAGTGGCCTCCATAAGTTGCCGAGCAAAACGGGAAAACTCCTCCAGTTTTGCTTGGCCCGCCCGAAACGTCAGAGACTGCTCAATATCCAATTTATGCCCGGGCGGTTTTGAAAGCGCTAGACGCCAGCAACCATCCTGTCCGTTCAGAACTTCCAGTAATTTCAACTCGGTCAGAATTTGCAGCGCAGCAGCCACACCGTCTTCTGTTATAACTATATTATACTTTTTAAAAATCATTTCTTTTATCGTCTGGGCCGTTATATCCACTGGTCGGTCTTGCTCAGTTTCGCTCCGCAGCAATAGGTAAACATACCCCGTAATCGCCCTATCAGGCAGGCTGGATTTAAGAAACGAACCGGTCTGACCAATATCGTTTTTGCCAAAGACCAAATGCAGCCGAAAACTGTCAGCGTCCCGTTCCAGCTTGCTGCATTGCTCGCTGAATTCCTTTTTATTCAATGCGGCATGGTAAAACACGACATGCCTTACCGCTGGAAGGGTAATGTCCACACAGGCATTGGGCACAAGTACAATTGCCTGCAGTTCCCGGCTCTGCCACCGGCTTTCTATCATCCCGCGCCGCTCGGCCGTGCATTGCTGGCTGTACCAGTCTACGGCAAACCGGCCGTCAGCAGCCAGCGTTAGCTGTCCGATCAACTCGCCTGCCTGCACCGCTGTATTTACATAAATAACCGTTTTTTCACCTGTCGCCAAAACTGTCAGGATATGTTCCAGCTTGTTGACGACATTGCGATAATCATGCAATTCCAAATGATGGTTTGACGATTTTATTATAGCATGGTTTTCTTTTTCTTTCACTGCCGGACGTACATCCAACGCCTTTAGCTGCAAATTCCGGGCACCGTTCCACTCGTTAATTTCCGGCACAAAAGCGACATCGACCCGGCCGCCGTTACCGATAACCGGAGCCAAAGAACCTAACTGCCAGGCAATCACATCGCTGCCGCATTTTTTTTGCTGAACTCTCATTTTCAGATGGCGTCCCTCCTGGCCGATCGCTCTGGCCTGAGACACCTCCAGGTTTTCACAGGCTAACAGCGGGGCGGCGTTTCCCATGCCATAGGGAGCCAATCGTTTCAATTCCTCCACCAAGCTGAAATCCACTTCTGTCAAAGAAACTAACGCATCAATCTGCAATTCCGGAATCAGGGCTTCCGGCGGTAGCACCTTTCCGGCAA
Protein-coding regions in this window:
- the dtd gene encoding D-aminoacyl-tRNA deacylase; protein product: MRAVVQLTDKASVAVNGQIVSRIERGLTVLLGVEQGDTLQDVQYLSEKIVNLRIFPDSEGKMNLSLLDITGELLVVSQFTLLGDCRKGRRPSFSMAAPPSEANELYEAFVKVCSSLGVRVGTGQFQAEMIVTLANHGPVTLLLDSKRTF
- a CDS encoding RelA/SpoT family protein, which encodes MSTQTNITIEDVISQIQSYQPDAPIHLVEEAYRLAYNAHEGQKRISGEEYILHPLGVAKILADLQIDAVTISASLLHDVVEDTEFSLEELEKKFGKEIAMLVDGVTKLSRIEYKSKEEQQLENQRKLFLAMAKDIRVVMIKLADRLHNMRTLKYMPEPKQRKIAQETIEIFAPLAHRLGMSNIKWELEDLAFRYLEPDKYYELVEKVKQKRKERELLINSAIDILTERLKAVEIKADIQGRPKHFYSIYRKMVKGNKDLSEIYDLSAIRIIVDTVKDCYGALGVVHTLWKPLPLRFKDYIAMPKSNMYQSLHTTVIGTEGHPLEIQIRTQEMHRISECGIAAHWKYKEGSKGTSKDFDETLSWLRQLLEWQQDLRDPREFMETLKLDVFADEVFVFSPKGDVIDLPAGSVPIDFAYRIHTDVGHRCVGARVNGRIVPLEYTLVNGDIVEILTSKQSSGPSRDWLNIVGSSDTRNKIRQWFKKEKREENISKGRELIEKECKKLGYDWKEVSKGDRLNEITKKLNIAGNSDDLFAALGFGGTTSHAVMAKFIEIYKKELREAAPPDVSKLLADLKPKHNTKKKSSHGILVEGEGGLMVRLARCCNPVPGDPIFGYITRGRGVSIHRADCTNILRHPEEYARMIEVSWDINTDSVYKVAIEVQCVDRAGMLSDILMVIAESKTNVSSVNARPQKNKTSVITLTLDISNLNQLEHIMTKIRRVKDVYSVHRATLSVGGTA
- a CDS encoding MBL fold metallo-hydrolase codes for the protein MEVIAIEVGALGTNCYIVYCEKTRQAIVVDPGANAAEILQTVQEQKLQVTAIVNTHGHADHITANDKIREATQAPVYIHADDAAMLTSPQRNLSVYIGAPVICQAADRLLQEEDLVAVGEGTLRVLHTPGHTPGGICLLGDKFLLSGDTLFAESVGRTDFPGGSSELLIAGIREKLMVLPDDIKVLPGHGPATTIGWERRMNSFIRM
- a CDS encoding AI-2E family transporter, yielding MLTKTQTGYLKLVAAAVIIYLVNEVSAIYLPILLAMVISFILNPVVDFFVAVPIWPFHRHLPRGVATLLSFICAAILVTVIAVFLFTPFIIEFYKFLADLPALIFKLKMISIEFERNTHNVEIPDNIHNIIDQVLNGATAYTIDLAKRMLNTAFSVASGAVELVVVPVLTYYFLKDWRFLKGDILAVFPGETRHKANVIIDEMAEVVSQYIRGQILVSIVIGLMVFAGMYLMGVQYPMVLGLLAMLTETIPIVGPIVGALPAILLAYATAPALALKVIVFYLMIHQLENHVVVPKIMGHSIALHPVIIIISLLVGGKLFGIAGMILAVPVAALLRVLVRHLWHRER
- a CDS encoding Fur family transcriptional regulator: MSITMAQLKEMFRERQYKLTSQRQIVLQAFLDHQGEHLSAEDVHNILRDQSSEIGLATVYRTLELLSDLSVLQKMDFGDGRSRYEINEDSTSHHHHHLICLSCGKVREFEDDLLDALESAVARKSNFAVVDHQLKFYGYCQECQKKSET
- the hemZ gene encoding coproporphyrinogen dehydrogenase HemZ; the encoded protein is MRPSTYFSGENQELFLQDIRAIMNLFQIGAAGPPLGRSSWQQLAEDSFYIDNYAAIEADAVRVSTAVFVRESAAVISFEQAHQAASLPVEAAKTARRLVRLNLLLLMRRITGEKGGPWGILSGVRPGKMVRKLLEPGLTPETVIDKLIGDYALDRDKAELIVEVVGRQNRLPQFRHNARQISVYIGIPYCPSRCLYCSFPGFALPAEAAVGSFLTALAMDLRAARQLIDQYGLELQTVYIGGGTPTSLLNEQFRQLLEMVKFFLGETVPAEYTVEAGRPDSLNQIKLELLKQYNVNRVSLNPQTMQEKTLKLIGRKHTVEDIISMFQKLSSMEQFYINMDIIAGLPGETEADMQDTVTRIAALHPDNVTVHTLALKKGSRLKMSLEECSELLPGRQTTENMLAIARQAMAELNMHPYYLYRQKYMSGNLENVGYAKAGTECIYNVQIMEENQTILGVGPAATTKAVQPLTGQIKNCYHPKDVHTYMKNLTTYLAERNAVIAGLFE
- the hisS gene encoding histidine--tRNA ligase; translated protein: MLTTGPRGTKDILPDSSGYWQYIEKTARDVCRSFAYQEIRTPVFEHTELFLRGIGETTDIVEKEMYTFTDRGGRSLTLRPENTAATVRSFLENKLYAGPLPAKLFYMGPMFRYDRPQAGRYRQFHQFGIEALGAKGPAVDAEIIILAVTFFQRLGLNDLKLYINSVGCPECRPVYRKRLQDFLADKLPELCSDCQSRFDRNPMRILDCKKETCTNLSAGAPEVIDCLCDECREHFSQLKVLLTAAGIDYQLNPRLVRGLDYYTKTAFEIQYAPLGAQSAVCGGGRYDGLVAECGGQPTPGIGLAIGLERVMLALEKQKLLPDTTGDIDVFVAPMGKDMQSYAFRLLCDLRQTGLRADMDYMDRSIKAQLKHANKYPARYVAIVGEAEMADGKVMLKNMHSGEQELVAVADVTGKIQRETEE
- the aspS gene encoding aspartate--tRNA ligase codes for the protein MDTMVGLKRTHSCNDLNKAMNGETVVLCGWVARRRDHGGLIFIDLRDRSGIVQIVFSSDVYADIFKKAETVRSEYVLCVKGKVGLRSAETVNVNVATGEIEIYGEELRILNAAKTPPFYIQDNVDVDELLRLKYRYLDLRRPEMQRNLMLRHHVTKAMRDFFDHNGFVEIETPMLMKSSPEGARDYLVPSRVNPGKFFALPQSPQIFKQILMVAGMERYFQIVRCFRDEDLRADRQPEFTQLDIEMSFLDREEILVMMENMIAYLFKETMNMDIPTPFLRLSYEDAMARYGSDKPDLRFGMELMDISDAVRGSDFKVFETVLANGGQVKAINVKGYSQIPRRELDGLVEYVNIYGAKGLAWICYTAEGIKSPITKFFSEEKVQQILSATNAQEGDLLLIIADKPAVVAAALGQLRLEMARRLNLIDPDALAFLWVVDFPMFEYDEEEKRWTAMHHPFTAPRDEDAALIDTNPGQMKAKAYDMILNGTEIGGGSIRIYNRDLQEKVFKAIGLSKEEAMEKFGYLLEAFEYGTPPHGGIAFGLDRMIMLMAKRSSIRDVIAFPKTQSATDVMTQAPSEVSPAQLKELSIKTDIVLKKPVSK